The Erythrobacter sp. F6033 genome window below encodes:
- the xth gene encoding exodeoxyribonuclease III — translation MKIATYNINGIKARLPRLKEWLAETRPAVACLQEVKSQDEGFPASEFEELGYHAIWHGQKSFNGVAILTDSKAGYEPPKEIQRGLGIDGPKEGEGEQSRYLEADVTDKDGRTIRIVCIYLPNGNPHPGPKFDYKLAWMEKLRARMGEIWAEEVPAAVLGDYNVIPQDDDTYSVRAMASDALMQPESRAAYSTLLADGWTDAVRTMNPRGGVWTYWDYQAGAWQRDHGFRIDHILLTPELADRLHSVGVDRDHRGREKASDHAPTWAVLRG, via the coding sequence AAGCGCGCCTGCCGCGATTGAAGGAATGGCTTGCCGAAACACGGCCTGCTGTTGCTTGCCTGCAAGAAGTTAAAAGCCAGGACGAAGGCTTTCCCGCGTCCGAATTCGAAGAGCTTGGCTACCACGCGATCTGGCACGGCCAGAAGAGCTTTAACGGCGTGGCTATCTTGACCGATAGCAAGGCAGGCTATGAGCCTCCGAAAGAGATCCAGCGCGGATTGGGCATCGACGGCCCGAAAGAGGGCGAGGGCGAGCAATCGCGCTATCTCGAAGCGGATGTGACGGACAAAGATGGCCGTACCATCCGCATTGTCTGCATCTATCTGCCCAATGGAAACCCGCATCCGGGGCCAAAGTTCGACTACAAGCTGGCCTGGATGGAAAAATTGCGCGCGCGCATGGGCGAAATTTGGGCTGAAGAAGTTCCAGCGGCAGTGTTGGGCGACTACAACGTGATCCCGCAGGACGATGATACCTATTCAGTAAGAGCAATGGCGTCCGATGCTTTGATGCAGCCGGAAAGCCGCGCCGCCTATTCGACATTGCTCGCTGATGGTTGGACCGACGCGGTCCGCACAATGAATCCGCGCGGCGGAGTGTGGACGTATTGGGACTATCAAGCCGGTGCATGGCAGCGCGATCACGGCTTTAGAATCGATCACATCCTGCTGACCCCAGAATTGGCGGATCGGCTGCACTCTGTGGGTGTTGACCGTGATCACCGTGGCCGTGAAAAGGCCAGCGATCACGCCCCAACTTGGGCTGTACTTCGGGGCTAA
- a CDS encoding cell wall hydrolase: MSRKTYSLSAVAIAATAGLSFSSADGAGAFAQDAAALPAADQTATTAEELVEIVPQATVFVSEEVVQPVAEETADEPNAEITYNAASLRELVSKVDQSDDMSEQMRCLAGAVYFESRGEPLAGQLAVAQVVINRADDRRFPASYCGVVYQRAQFSFVKNGRMPRIKTGSAAWDRAKSIARIAHEEMWESEAGEAVYFHANYVRPSWSRRKTRTAQIDTHIFYR; encoded by the coding sequence ATGAGTCGTAAGACTTACTCTTTAAGCGCAGTCGCTATTGCAGCCACTGCCGGTTTGAGCTTTTCAAGCGCTGATGGCGCAGGAGCTTTCGCACAAGACGCAGCGGCTCTCCCCGCGGCGGATCAAACCGCAACCACCGCTGAAGAGTTGGTGGAAATTGTACCCCAGGCGACCGTTTTCGTATCGGAAGAAGTGGTGCAGCCTGTCGCGGAAGAAACCGCAGACGAACCAAACGCCGAAATCACTTACAACGCCGCTTCGCTTCGCGAATTGGTGAGCAAAGTCGATCAGAGCGATGATATGAGTGAGCAAATGCGTTGCCTCGCAGGTGCTGTCTATTTCGAATCGCGCGGCGAGCCACTCGCTGGGCAGCTTGCTGTGGCGCAAGTGGTCATCAATCGTGCTGACGATCGCCGTTTCCCGGCCAGCTATTGCGGCGTTGTGTATCAACGCGCGCAGTTTTCCTTCGTGAAAAACGGCCGCATGCCGCGCATCAAGACCGGCTCTGCCGCTTGGGACCGCGCAAAATCAATCGCCCGGATCGCGCATGAAGAAATGTGGGAATCCGAAGCGGGCGAAGCAGTCTACTTCCACGCAAATTACGTCCGTCCTTCGTGGAGCCGCCGTAAGACGCGCACTGCGCAGATCGATACACACATTTTCTATCGTTGA
- a CDS encoding DUF1491 family protein, with the protein MTEPVRFPAHVEISSLIRLAESNNGSAMVLSKGERDGGTILLVTMYRGGSAQLWERMPQMDGTRSFVRTKEQDTENHYEFSDYLSRRREQDPDIWILEVDIADPERFIALLPG; encoded by the coding sequence ATGACCGAACCTGTTCGCTTTCCTGCGCATGTCGAAATTTCCAGCCTGATTCGCCTTGCCGAATCCAATAATGGCTCGGCGATGGTGCTATCCAAAGGCGAGCGCGACGGGGGTACGATCCTCTTGGTAACCATGTATCGCGGCGGCAGCGCCCAGCTATGGGAAAGAATGCCGCAGATGGACGGAACACGCTCTTTCGTGCGCACAAAAGAACAAGATACTGAAAATCATTATGAATTTTCTGACTATCTCAGCCGCAGGCGCGAACAAGACCCCGATATTTGGATTTTAGAGGTGGATATCGCGGACCCGGAACGGTTCATCGCACTTCTGCCCGGTTAA
- a CDS encoding PaaI family thioesterase, protein MPPEEASDAMPGADSHYRALERLYSSAPINQKFASKIELPGEGRSRLTFTIDEDVFHAAGAAHGTIYFKMLDDAAFYAANTLATDRFLLTTSFNLHFTKPVRVGEVIAEGRWVSGKRRVFVAESRLIDAEGDEIGRGTGTFMRSRIALSSLPGYSSDG, encoded by the coding sequence ATGCCGCCTGAAGAGGCCAGTGACGCAATGCCGGGTGCGGATTCGCACTACCGGGCTTTGGAGCGGCTGTATTCTTCTGCGCCGATCAACCAGAAATTCGCCTCAAAGATAGAATTGCCGGGTGAAGGCCGGTCGCGGTTGACCTTCACGATTGATGAAGATGTGTTTCATGCCGCCGGCGCGGCGCACGGAACCATCTATTTCAAGATGCTCGATGACGCGGCGTTTTACGCGGCGAATACCCTGGCAACGGACCGGTTCTTGCTGACAACGAGTTTCAACCTCCATTTCACAAAGCCTGTTCGCGTGGGCGAAGTTATCGCCGAAGGTCGCTGGGTAAGCGGCAAGCGGCGCGTTTTTGTTGCAGAATCGCGCTTGATCGATGCGGAAGGTGACGAAATCGGCCGCGGCACAGGCACATTCATGCGGTCGCGCATCGCCCTTTCCAGTCTTCCCGGATATTCTTCGGACGGATGA
- a CDS encoding PTS sugar transporter subunit IIA, protein MDVNITMLPEAVLIDRLENKQQVLTKISEQFAEIYGLDAAEVLDGLEQREALGSTGFGRGAAIPHCRNASVRRPTLVLLKLEQPVDFNAADAMPVSLFFGLVSPENAGATHLHALAAISRFMRDENRLQSLNDASDAEAIFALLTNQFLRDAA, encoded by the coding sequence ATGGACGTAAATATCACCATGCTGCCCGAGGCGGTCTTGATCGACCGTCTGGAGAACAAGCAGCAAGTTCTAACCAAGATTTCAGAGCAATTTGCCGAGATTTACGGCTTGGACGCTGCCGAAGTGCTGGATGGCCTCGAGCAGCGCGAAGCGCTTGGCAGCACCGGCTTTGGCCGTGGAGCAGCGATTCCGCATTGCCGCAATGCGTCGGTACGCCGCCCGACTCTGGTTTTGCTCAAATTGGAGCAACCGGTCGATTTCAACGCGGCCGATGCGATGCCTGTATCCTTGTTCTTTGGCCTGGTTTCACCAGAGAACGCGGGCGCCACCCATCTTCATGCGCTGGCAGCGATTTCCCGCTTCATGCGTGATGAAAACAGACTCCAGTCCTTGAACGACGCATCTGATGCGGAGGCAATCTTTGCCTTGCTGACGAACCAGTTCCTGCGCGATGCCGCCTGA
- the raiA gene encoding ribosome-associated translation inhibitor RaiA → MDIRVSGHQVETGAALQEHASDRLSGIVDKYFDGALSSHVTFGKAPAGAFSCDIVTHVNHGTILKAQGSAHDAHQALDNAATKIETQLRRYKRRLTDRHERASQVRAEEEAAYTIFAAEEPEEEIVADAPPIIAETSVDIPTYSVADAVMMLDLRDTPALFFKNAGTDRHNMVYRRADGSIGWVEPR, encoded by the coding sequence ATGGATATTCGGGTATCGGGCCACCAGGTGGAAACGGGCGCAGCTTTGCAAGAGCATGCATCGGATCGATTGAGCGGGATCGTCGACAAATATTTCGACGGGGCGCTTTCCTCTCATGTCACGTTTGGCAAAGCCCCCGCCGGGGCGTTTAGCTGCGATATTGTTACCCACGTAAACCACGGAACGATTCTAAAGGCGCAAGGCAGCGCGCATGACGCGCATCAAGCGCTCGACAATGCCGCCACCAAGATTGAAACGCAGCTGCGCCGGTATAAACGCCGTCTGACCGATCGGCATGAGCGCGCCAGCCAGGTTCGTGCTGAGGAAGAGGCTGCCTACACAATTTTCGCCGCCGAAGAGCCGGAAGAAGAAATTGTGGCTGACGCTCCGCCCATTATTGCGGAAACCAGCGTAGACATCCCGACCTACAGCGTTGCTGATGCAGTGATGATGCTGGATCTGCGCGATACACCCGCGCTGTTTTTCAAAAATGCTGGAACTGACCGGCATAATATGGTTTATCGCCGCGCTGACGGCTCGATCGGCTGGGTTGAGCCACGATAG
- the dnaQ gene encoding DNA polymerase III subunit epsilon — MREIIFDTETTGLDPKTGDRMVEIGCLEMIDRVETGNTYHAYYNPERDMPSAAEAVHGLSISFLETKPKFAETADELLEFLGDASLVAHNAGFDFGFLNSELEKIGKEPISMDRMIDTVAIARKRHPGAKLSLDALCTRYGIDRSHRVKHGALLDAELLAQVYVELNGGRQIGLELAADAAPSGASSDTAGFVTPALSKRPDKPRREPRVHAASPQELARHKEFIAGIKDAIWAH, encoded by the coding sequence ATGCGTGAGATTATTTTCGACACCGAGACCACCGGCCTAGACCCCAAAACAGGGGACCGGATGGTCGAAATCGGGTGTCTGGAAATGATCGACCGGGTAGAAACCGGAAACACCTACCACGCCTACTACAATCCAGAACGTGATATGCCCTCTGCTGCTGAAGCGGTGCACGGTCTTTCAATCTCGTTTCTTGAGACAAAACCCAAATTCGCCGAAACAGCGGATGAATTGCTTGAATTTCTGGGCGATGCGTCGCTGGTTGCGCACAATGCAGGTTTCGACTTTGGCTTTCTCAATTCGGAACTCGAAAAAATTGGCAAAGAGCCGATTTCCATGGACCGGATGATTGATACCGTCGCGATTGCCCGCAAACGGCATCCGGGGGCGAAATTGTCACTCGATGCATTGTGCACGCGCTATGGGATTGATCGCAGCCACCGTGTCAAACATGGCGCACTGCTTGATGCCGAGCTGCTCGCTCAGGTTTATGTCGAACTGAATGGCGGCCGGCAGATCGGACTTGAGCTGGCGGCTGATGCAGCGCCTTCGGGTGCTTCGTCTGATACGGCAGGGTTCGTGACACCTGCTTTGTCAAAGAGGCCAGACAAACCGCGACGCGAGCCGCGCGTGCATGCGGCTTCCCCTCAGGAATTGGCGCGACACAAAGAATTTATAGCCGGGATCAAGGACGCGATCTGGGCTCACTGA
- the coaE gene encoding dephospho-CoA kinase (Dephospho-CoA kinase (CoaE) performs the final step in coenzyme A biosynthesis.), whose protein sequence is MTKPVIIGLTGSIGMGKSTVAAMFEDAGIPVFDADAEVRAMQGPDGELNPAIEAAFPGSTGPEGVNRDALGKLVFGDKNALARLEAIVHPSVGKKRMQFLADNEGAAIILFDIPLLFEGGGNESVDVVVVVSAPTDLQRERVLARPGMTEEKFEHILSLQTPDAEKRSRADFVIDTGTTFDETRAQVAAIINEIASSRV, encoded by the coding sequence ATGACCAAGCCTGTGATCATTGGTCTCACCGGTTCCATTGGAATGGGCAAATCGACCGTCGCGGCGATGTTTGAAGATGCCGGCATTCCGGTCTTCGATGCCGATGCCGAGGTGCGGGCGATGCAGGGGCCCGATGGCGAATTGAACCCCGCGATTGAGGCAGCCTTCCCCGGCTCAACCGGCCCGGAAGGGGTGAACCGTGACGCGCTTGGCAAGTTGGTGTTCGGTGACAAAAACGCTCTCGCGAGGCTCGAAGCGATTGTCCATCCGTCGGTGGGTAAGAAGCGCATGCAGTTTCTTGCCGACAATGAGGGCGCAGCCATAATCCTGTTCGATATCCCCCTATTGTTTGAAGGGGGGGGCAACGAATCGGTTGATGTCGTTGTAGTCGTCTCCGCCCCTACAGATTTACAGCGCGAACGGGTTCTCGCCCGTCCCGGTATGACGGAAGAGAAGTTTGAACACATATTGTCGTTACAAACACCGGATGCGGAAAAGCGCTCCCGCGCAGATTTTGTTATTGATACTGGCACCACATTCGATGAGACGCGGGCGCAAGTCGCCGCGATTATCAATGAGATCGCGTCGAGCCGAGTGTAA
- the aroE gene encoding shikimate dehydrogenase, with product MSIPFAHVIGDPIAQSKSPLIHSFWLEKLGISGRYKSRHVEADALRDYLSKYRDDGSWIGCNVTMPHKQSIIAEIDALDPVAEKLGAVNTVVRHENGVLKGFNTDASGFLEPLLPMLETEHLFRMARIIGTGGAARAVIATLADRGFTLVVAGRNPSKARALLDELAPRGEHHAIDIAHFAEPTDFPFDDRDRCFDLVVNASPLGMEGNPPLAFDWSHAPPGGIAYDIVTNPIETPFLKAAREGGHETINGFAMLIGQAAAAFEKFFGAPPPREHDQELQELLLK from the coding sequence TGGCTGGAGAAGCTCGGCATTTCTGGCCGATATAAGTCGCGGCATGTCGAAGCGGATGCTTTGCGAGACTATCTTTCCAAGTACCGCGATGATGGCAGTTGGATCGGCTGCAACGTCACAATGCCGCATAAACAAAGCATCATTGCTGAGATTGATGCACTGGACCCGGTCGCTGAAAAACTCGGCGCTGTGAACACGGTTGTCCGGCACGAAAACGGGGTGCTGAAAGGTTTCAATACCGACGCCTCCGGATTTCTTGAGCCGCTGCTTCCTATGCTTGAAACAGAACACCTATTTCGCATGGCGCGTATTATCGGCACAGGCGGTGCGGCCCGCGCGGTCATTGCTACTCTGGCAGATCGAGGCTTCACTTTGGTGGTGGCTGGACGCAATCCGAGTAAGGCGCGCGCCTTGCTTGATGAATTGGCTCCGCGCGGGGAACATCACGCGATCGATATCGCCCATTTTGCCGAGCCGACCGACTTTCCTTTCGACGATCGCGACAGGTGTTTTGATCTGGTGGTGAACGCATCCCCACTGGGGATGGAAGGCAACCCTCCACTCGCTTTCGACTGGAGCCACGCACCTCCGGGCGGCATTGCTTATGATATTGTGACCAATCCGATCGAAACACCATTTCTGAAAGCGGCCCGCGAGGGCGGCCACGAAACGATCAACGGGTTTGCAATGCTAATCGGTCAAGCAGCGGCGGCATTCGAGAAGTTTTTCGGAGCGCCTCCTCCGCGCGAACACGATCAGGAATTGCAGGAGCTGCTGCTCAAATGA